ATGCAGGTGGCGCTGCTGCCGACGCTGGCGGCGAAACTGGCGAAAGCGGGCGAGCAAAGTGCCAAGCATGGCCGCAAAGTTACGGGCTACGCCAAATTGCACTCGTCGCCTGAGTTAGGGTAATAAATTCAGGCTGCTGGTTGCCAAATAGTAGCCGCCAGCTATTTCAATTGTGCTTGCCGACTAGTGCTTAGATGCTTAGTACTTTAGGTGCGTAATCGGCGAAAACCGGTAAAAATCCTGACTGGCAATTTTACCCCTTTAGCCGATTAATTAGGGCTATTTACCCAGGAAATCTGCAAACTGAAGGGGGCAGCTGCGGAAAATCATCCGCTCCTCCGTATTTTTGCCTTGAAATCAGATACCCATCCTCAATTTCATGGCCATTCTCCGCTTTAAAGCTCTCGAACTCGTTGACCAGCGCCAGGCGCTGACTGTAAAGCCCTTCGCGGCCCGCCGGTCCGACTCGTTTGGGCAAAATGTATTTAATCTCGAGGCAATGCGGGCGAATATGCCCGGCGAGTATTTCAAAAAGCTGCAAGCGGCCATCAAGCACGGCACGCCCGTTGAGCGCAACGTAGCCGACGCCGTGGCTTCGGCCATGAAAACCTGGGCCATGGCTAAGGGGGCTACCCACTACACCCACTGGTTTCAGCCTCTCACCGGCGCCACTGCCGAAAAGCACGACTCGTTTTTCGACCTGAACTCGGACGGCCGGCCGATTGAGAACTTCAAAGGCTCGGCTCTCGTGCAGCAGGAGCCCGATGCGTCGTCATTCCCCAACGGCGGCATCCGCAACACCTTCGAGGCCCGCGGTTACACCGCCTGGGACCCCACTTCGCCCGCGTTCATCATCGAAACGGTAGGCGCCAAGACGCTCTGCATTCCCACAATTTTTGTGGCTTACACCGGCGAAGCCCTCGACTACAAAGCCCCGCTGCTTAAGTCGCTGGCCGTGCTCGAAAAAGCCGCCGTCGACGTGTGCCAGTACTTCGATAAGGACGTGCAGCGCGTGAATACCACGCTCGGCATTGAGCAGGAGTATTTTCTGGTTGACAAGGCGCTCTACGACGCCCGCCCCGACCTCGTGATGACCGGCCGCACGCTCTTCGGCCACGCACCAGCCAAGGGCCAGCAGCTCGAAGACCATTATTTCGGCTCGATTCCGCCCCGCGTGCACGGCTTCATGCTTGAGTTTGAGGAAGAAGCCAACGCGCTCGGCATTCCGCTGCGCACCCGCCACAACGAGGTAGCCCCCAACCAGTACGAGTGCGCCCCCACTTTCGAGGATGCCAACTTGGCCATCGACCACAACCAACTGCTGATGGATGTGATGGAGCGCGTGGCCCTGAAGCACAACTTCAAAGTGCTGCTGCACGAAAAGCCCTTCGCGGGCGTCAACGGCTCGGGCAAGCACAACAACTGGGCAATGAGCACCGACACCGGGGTGAACCTGCTAGCCCCCGGCCGCCGGCCCAAGGAGAACCTCCAGTTCCTGGCCTTCTTTATCACCACGGTAAAGGCCGTGCACCGCTACGCCGACTTGCTGCGCGCCAGCATCGCCTCGGCTAGCAACGACCACCGCCTCGGCGCCAACGAAGCGCCGCCGGCCATCATGTCGGTGTTCCTGGGCTCGATGCTCGACGGCGTGCTCGATGAGCTGGAGCGCACCGCCAAGCTGCCGCTCGACAAAGGCGACAACATTTACCTCAAGCTGGGTATCGATAAGATTCCGGCCATTATCCTCGATAATACCGACCGCAACCGTACTTCGCCG
The genomic region above belongs to Hymenobacter sp. BRD128 and contains:
- a CDS encoding glutamine synthetase III, translated to MAILRFKALELVDQRQALTVKPFAARRSDSFGQNVFNLEAMRANMPGEYFKKLQAAIKHGTPVERNVADAVASAMKTWAMAKGATHYTHWFQPLTGATAEKHDSFFDLNSDGRPIENFKGSALVQQEPDASSFPNGGIRNTFEARGYTAWDPTSPAFIIETVGAKTLCIPTIFVAYTGEALDYKAPLLKSLAVLEKAAVDVCQYFDKDVQRVNTTLGIEQEYFLVDKALYDARPDLVMTGRTLFGHAPAKGQQLEDHYFGSIPPRVHGFMLEFEEEANALGIPLRTRHNEVAPNQYECAPTFEDANLAIDHNQLLMDVMERVALKHNFKVLLHEKPFAGVNGSGKHNNWAMSTDTGVNLLAPGRRPKENLQFLAFFITTVKAVHRYADLLRASIASASNDHRLGANEAPPAIMSVFLGSMLDGVLDELERTAKLPLDKGDNIYLKLGIDKIPAIILDNTDRNRTSPFAFTGNKFELRAVGSSANCSSAMTTLNAIVADQLIDFKTEVDELIAQGKKKEVAIVDVLRSYVISSKDIRFEGNGYSDEWKDEAARRGLANVPTTPLALDAMVRDNAAELFARHGILSHTELHARHEILLEDYTKKIQIESRVLGDLAVNHVIPTALAYQNKLVQNVRGLRELGLDENSEVTVEMIKSISRYVSTIKTTVDAMVEARKVANRVEDARERAILYCDTVKEKFAAIRRATDKLELLVADEDWPLVKYRELLFRH